In Bacillota bacterium, the following proteins share a genomic window:
- a CDS encoding AMP-binding protein — MRAPLSPLVFFQRAVRIFGDRTAVIDGDVRLTYREFAARCERLARGLRGLGIDPGDRVAVLSPNTHRALECYYAVPLAGGVLVPLNTRLGPSDYRYILSHSGAKAILADPTFADLAVSLRQVLPSLQLVLLSGETAAARNAGRGEEVLYSEDLTERQRLSGDGVFRQGLIDVDELDEEALITLNYTSGTTANPKGVMLTHRNTALNVLDFIIHGRLTVNDIYLHTLPMFHVNGWGGVWAVTAVGATHVCLPKIDPAHIVHLIDSLGVTMACSAPTVLVMLGSDPATANWRPKHAVRWYVGGAPPPAALIRRMEHELGFEIVHVYGLTETSPWLTVCEWRDEWNSLSPEERARIKARQGIGQILTGEVRVVRPDLTDVAPDGHEVGEIVVRGPTVMKGYYKDPEATAEA, encoded by the coding sequence ATGCGAGCACCGCTCTCACCGCTGGTGTTTTTCCAGCGGGCTGTCCGGATCTTCGGTGACCGGACAGCGGTCATCGACGGTGATGTCCGGCTCACGTACAGAGAGTTCGCGGCTCGCTGCGAGCGACTGGCGAGGGGGCTGCGTGGGCTGGGCATTGACCCTGGCGACCGGGTTGCCGTCCTGTCGCCCAACACCCACCGGGCCCTGGAGTGCTATTATGCCGTACCCCTGGCAGGAGGCGTACTGGTACCCCTGAATACCCGCCTGGGCCCCAGCGACTACCGCTACATCCTCAGCCATTCCGGAGCAAAGGCGATCCTGGCCGACCCGACCTTCGCCGACCTCGCTGTCTCGCTGCGCCAGGTACTTCCCTCGCTTCAGCTTGTCCTGCTTTCCGGTGAGACGGCAGCGGCCCGCAACGCAGGCCGCGGGGAGGAGGTGCTGTACTCGGAGGACCTCACGGAACGCCAGCGTCTGTCCGGAGACGGCGTTTTCCGTCAGGGCCTGATAGACGTCGATGAACTCGACGAGGAGGCCCTCATCACCCTCAACTACACGAGCGGCACCACGGCGAACCCCAAAGGGGTCATGCTCACGCACCGAAACACCGCTCTCAACGTACTCGATTTCATCATCCATGGCCGGCTCACCGTCAACGATATCTACCTCCACACGCTGCCCATGTTCCACGTCAACGGCTGGGGTGGCGTCTGGGCGGTCACGGCGGTCGGCGCCACGCACGTATGCCTTCCCAAGATCGACCCGGCTCATATCGTGCACCTTATCGACTCGTTGGGTGTCACGATGGCGTGTTCGGCGCCCACCGTGCTCGTCATGCTGGGAAGCGACCCGGCCACGGCCAACTGGCGCCCGAAACACGCCGTCCGCTGGTACGTGGGCGGCGCACCGCCGCCGGCGGCACTCATCCGCCGGATGGAGCACGAACTGGGCTTCGAAATCGTCCACGTGTACGGGTTGACGGAGACAAGCCCGTGGTTGACCGTCTGCGAGTGGCGGGACGAGTGGAACAGCTTGAGCCCTGAGGAGCGGGCCCGGATCAAGGCACGACAGGGCATCGGTCAAATCCTCACGGGGGAAGTCAGGGTCGTTCGGCCGGACCTCACCGACGTGGCACCTGACGGCCATGAGGTCGGCGAGATCGTGGTGCGTGGCCCCACGGTGATGAAGGGCTACTACAAGGACCCGGAGGCCACCGCCGAGGC